Proteins found in one Cetobacterium ceti genomic segment:
- a CDS encoding elongator complex protein 3, which produces MKHYNIPVFISHFGCPNDCVFCNQKKINGCETDVTLEDLKEIIEEYLKTLPKKSKKEVAFFGGTFTGISIELQEAYLKVVKPYIDKGDIQGIRLSTRPDYIDENIVNLLKKYNVTTIELGVQSLDPLVLKKTARYYPEDVVYRACEIIKKSGIDLGIQVMIGLPGSTEKSDIETAEKVVNLHPENARIYPTLVIKETKLADMYKDGKYKALTIEEAVERTKKIYSLFLYNNINVIRVGLQPTDDLREDGNVLGGPFHPAFRELVEGEIYFDFLSEILKTSEKLDIEVNEKDVSKVIGIKKVNKNRFGQLFNLKIDSRMEQNTIKVNGRLFSRKDILKGEI; this is translated from the coding sequence ATGAAGCATTATAATATACCAGTATTTATAAGTCATTTTGGATGTCCAAATGATTGTGTATTTTGTAATCAGAAAAAAATCAATGGTTGTGAAACTGATGTGACTTTAGAGGATTTGAAAGAGATAATAGAAGAATACTTAAAAACTCTTCCAAAAAAATCCAAAAAAGAAGTGGCTTTTTTTGGTGGAACTTTTACTGGAATCTCCATAGAATTACAGGAGGCCTATTTAAAAGTGGTGAAACCTTACATAGACAAGGGGGATATACAGGGTATCAGATTATCCACAAGACCAGATTATATAGATGAAAATATTGTAAATTTATTGAAAAAATATAATGTAACTACTATAGAACTAGGGGTTCAATCACTTGATCCCCTTGTTTTAAAAAAGACAGCTAGATATTATCCAGAAGATGTTGTCTATAGAGCTTGTGAGATTATAAAGAAAAGTGGAATTGATCTAGGAATCCAAGTGATGATAGGACTTCCTGGTTCCACAGAAAAAAGTGATATAGAAACTGCTGAAAAAGTTGTTAATTTACATCCTGAAAATGCAAGGATCTATCCAACCTTAGTTATAAAGGAAACAAAATTAGCAGATATGTATAAAGATGGAAAATATAAAGCTCTTACCATAGAGGAAGCTGTGGAAAGAACAAAAAAAATATACTCTTTATTTTTATATAATAATATAAATGTAATAAGAGTTGGATTACAACCTACAGATGATTTAAGAGAGGATGGAAATGTATTAGGTGGACCTTTTCACCCTGCATTTAGAGAACTTGTAGAGGGAGAGATATACTTTGATTTTTTAAGTGAAATATTAAAAACTTCAGAAAAGTTAGATATAGAAGTTAATGAAAAGGATGTTTCAAAGGTTATAGGAATAAAAAAAGTCAATAAAAATAGATTTGGACAACTATTTAATTTAAAAATAGATTCTAGAATGGAACAAAATACAATAAAAGTTAATGGAAGATTATTTTCTAGAAAAGATATTCTTAAAGGGGAAATATAA
- the rnc gene encoding ribonuclease III: MKKSFLELEKKIGYTFNDKELLKTSLIHRSFGNEHWRYKKINNERLELLGDAVLDLVVTEYLYKNFDNSTEGDLAKMKSMIVSEPVLAKISKELEFGKYLLLSKGEEITGGRERSSILGDVFEAILGAIYLDSNFEISKEVALKHIKHSIDHINENEDILDFKTILQEYSQKEYRVIPTYQVIKEIGPDHQKTFEIIVKIGDKCSETGIGKNKKSAEQSAAKALCKKLGVRLNEAL; encoded by the coding sequence GTGAAAAAGTCTTTTTTAGAACTTGAGAAAAAAATCGGATACACATTTAATGATAAGGAACTTCTAAAGACCTCACTGATACATAGATCTTTTGGTAATGAGCATTGGAGATATAAAAAAATTAACAATGAAAGACTAGAACTGCTAGGTGATGCAGTTCTAGATCTTGTTGTTACTGAATATTTATATAAAAATTTTGATAACTCCACTGAGGGAGATCTTGCCAAAATGAAATCTATGATTGTAAGTGAGCCTGTTTTAGCTAAAATTTCAAAGGAGCTAGAGTTCGGAAAATATCTTCTATTAAGTAAGGGGGAAGAAATTACTGGGGGAAGAGAAAGAAGTTCTATATTAGGTGACGTTTTTGAAGCTATTTTAGGAGCTATTTATTTAGATTCTAATTTTGAAATTTCAAAGGAAGTGGCCTTAAAACATATAAAACATTCAATAGATCATATTAATGAAAATGAAGATATATTAGATTTTAAAACTATTTTACAAGAGTATAGTCAGAAGGAATATAGAGTTATACCTACTTATCAGGTTATAAAAGAAATAGGACCTGATCATCAAAAGACTTTTGAAATTATAGTGAAAATAGGAGACAAATGTAGTGAAACTGGGATAGGAAAAAATAAAAAAAGTGCAGAACAATCGGCAGCTAAGGCACTATGTAAGAAGTTAGGGGTTAGGTTAAATGAAGCATTATAA